Below is a genomic region from Deltaproteobacteria bacterium.
CCCGATTCGGATAAAATCGTTTTGACTCACCAACCCACTCAAGACCCGGATCATCCAACCCATGAAGACCGTCTGCTTCCTGCGGGGTCAGATGCCTTTTGATCCAGACATATTTTTTCGTGGAGGTCAGTTTTGAGAAAATATCCGCAAACGGGAGGGAAAGCTGCTTGGACAATACCTTGGCCAGCCTCCCCGGCTCGCTCACCTTGCGGGGTCTCGCGGCCAAAGAAATTGTCGGGATGCTAACGGAAAGCTCTTGCCCCTGACTATCATAAATGGTCCCTCGGGGAGAAATCCGTGGGATGACCGCTTGGTATTGGGTGTTGGCGATCTTCTCCAGTCGCTTGTCAGGAATGAGATGCAGATGAATACAGCGATAAATGAGGATTCCAAAGGAGCCTGTAAAAAAAACAAAGACTACGACCATTCGCCTTCGGATGCGCGAACGATCTTCGCGGGCATGAAACATTTTTTTGAGTCTCATGAGTCACGCGCCGAAATCATCGTTACTGTTTTTTCAGGTGGTTTTTTGAGTCCCATCTGCTGGGCCATCTTCTCAAGACGAAAAGGAGACCGTAGGGTTGCCAACTCCAATCGGAGGGTATGCGCCTCCCCCTTCAGTTTTTCCTGTTCGTCCATCATCTGTCGAATCTGATAGCCATTTTGCACTACCAAAACCCGAGTCCAAACATGGAGCAGCGCGAAAACAAAACAGAGGGAAAGAATAATCCCGGCACGACGCGCAAAGAACCTCATCTTCAGATCCTGTGAGCGGATCACATGGGAACGACGACGTTGTTGTCTTAAAAAAGGTTTCACCTAAATCTTCTCTCCAATGCGAAGCCTGGCCGAGCGGGATCGCGGATTTTCAGCGATTTCCCGCTCAGCCGGCCGAATAGGCTTCGGAGTCAGAATCTTAAAACTCCCCCCGAGCTTTAAGGTTCGCAATCTCTGTTTGATCCTTCGATCTTCGAGCGAATGATAGGCAATGAAAACGGCCCGTCCCCCTTCAGACAAAAGACCAGGGAAAATTTCCAAGAAGCGTTCCAAACGTTCGAGCTCCTTGTTCACCGCAATGCGGAGTCCTTGAAAAGTCCGGGTTGCCGGATGAATTTTAGAGCGGCCAGGCAATACCGAGGCAACAAGTCTCGCCAAATCTGATGTGGTCCGCAAACGTTGCAACGGAGTCCTTTTGAGTACTGCCGCCACGCGCCGAGCACGCGGCTCCTCGCCAAAATTTCGGATGATCCTCTCCAAGTCTTTTTCGGAACTGCGACGAATCAGATCCAGGGCGGTTTGTGTTGATGAAAGATCCATCCTCATGTCAATCGGGCCCTCCTGTCGGAAACTGAAACCCCGATCGGCCCTATCAAACTGCAAGGAAGAAACACCAAGATCGAGCAAAAACCCGTCCACGGCCGTATGCCCCAAGCCCCGGAGAATCTCCGGCAACTCCTCGTAATGGCCGTGGACAAGTTGAACGCTCGCCCCAAATTCCTGAAGACTTTGTTTTGCATGTTCCAGAATCTCTTCATCACAATCGACTCCAATTAATTGCCCTGCTCCCTCCAGACCTCTCAGGATCAACCCCGCGTGTCCTCCTGTACCGACCGTTGCGTCAAGGTAGACGCCCCCTTTCTTAAGGTTCAGACCTTCAAGAACCTCTTCAACAAGGACCGGCTTGTGAAACAATTCCGCCCTCAAAACTCATGATGGCCGACTCCAAAGAATCAAAGGTTTCAAAAAAATCCTCCACACCGGATACGCGGAGAATGTTGCGATGATAAAGGCTCATATTGGCCAGCTTGATCTGGCCGCGCAACGTGTGAGCCGCAACAACAAGAGAAACCATGTCAACAAGAACCTTGAAGTCGACATGCTCCACACGATCAAAGTCGAGAATAATTTTGGGCCAATCGGTATGGATCAGACGCGCCAAGCTACGGCGCAGCTCTCTTCCCTCAAAGAGCTCAATATCTCCCGCCAATCTAAAAATGGAAATGTCTGCCACTTTTTGAAATGTCATTAGAGCCCCAAGTCAGCCAATTTATCGGAAAAGGAATGAAGATCCCTCTCCGCATCACCAAAAATCTTCTGCCACCTTGACTTCGCCCAGATTTCGATTCGCTTGGTCATCCCGACCAGAACAACATCGCGCTCAAGACTCGCATACTCACGAAGGGTTGATGGGATGACAATCCGTCCGTTCGGGTCTAGCGGGCACTCCGTTGCCGCAGAAATAAAAAATCTCTGGAGTGACTTCACTTCGGAACGGAATTGAGGAAGGGAAGCAACCTTTTCTTCCACCCTCTTCCATTCTTTGACAGGATAGGCCCAAAGACAGTCATCAAAATTTGTGACGATCAGCTTTTCTTCATCTTGGGCAGCCAGAATCTCGCGAAATCGCGAAGGGATCGAGAGGCGCCCCTTCTGATCGATCATATGTTCGTATCTTCCACGGAACACCCCGGTATCCCCCTATGAACCGTTAAATGGTTCAATATGGGATTTTATGGGACGATATGGCCAAAGTCAAATAAAATCGAAAAGTTGCCTGTGGATAATTTGTTGATAATTAAGGAACTTTAATGGCAAAAGCCAACTTTATTATCATTCCGCACTGCCAATGAGTCTCCACTTAAAG
It encodes:
- a CDS encoding cell division protein FtsL yields the protein MKPFLRQQRRRSHVIRSQDLKMRFFARRAGIILSLCFVFALLHVWTRVLVVQNGYQIRQMMDEQEKLKGEAHTLRLELATLRSPFRLEKMAQQMGLKKPPEKTVTMISARDS
- the mraZ gene encoding division/cell wall cluster transcriptional repressor MraZ — protein: MFRGRYEHMIDQKGRLSIPSRFREILAAQDEEKLIVTNFDDCLWAYPVKEWKRVEEKVASLPQFRSEVKSLQRFFISAATECPLDPNGRIVIPSTLREYASLERDVVLVGMTKRIEIWAKSRWQKIFGDAERDLHSFSDKLADLGL
- a CDS encoding STAS domain-containing protein, which translates into the protein MTFQKVADISIFRLAGDIELFEGRELRRSLARLIHTDWPKIILDFDRVEHVDFKVLVDMVSLVVAAHTLRGQIKLANMSLYHRNILRVSGVEDFFETFDSLESAIMSFEGGIVSQAGPC
- the rsmH gene encoding 16S rRNA (cytosine(1402)-N(4))-methyltransferase RsmH; the encoded protein is MFHKPVLVEEVLEGLNLKKGGVYLDATVGTGGHAGLILRGLEGAGQLIGVDCDEEILEHAKQSLQEFGASVQLVHGHYEELPEILRGLGHTAVDGFLLDLGVSSLQFDRADRGFSFRQEGPIDMRMDLSSTQTALDLIRRSSEKDLERIIRNFGEEPRARRVAAVLKRTPLQRLRTTSDLARLVASVLPGRSKIHPATRTFQGLRIAVNKELERLERFLEIFPGLLSEGGRAVFIAYHSLEDRRIKQRLRTLKLGGSFKILTPKPIRPAEREIAENPRSRSARLRIGEKI